The genomic segment CTTTTTGAGTAGAAGTTCTCACAAAGAACGTGTATTGTTGAGGCAATTAggaaataatgaaataGCGAAGAGTGACAAGTGCCGTTACATTTTTGAAGTACTATACAAGATTGATCCCGACTGGGACAATGCGCAAACTGCAAAATTTTATAATGTTGATGGTGTAGATAACACGTTGGCCTCATTGTTAGGGGAAAGATTAAGATCTTATGATTATTGCTTTTTATCTGGTCAATTAGATCCTACTGCAATATTTGCAAATTCAACCGTAAATCCTCATGATTTGCAAAACAGAATGTTTCCatttctgaagaaaattaacGAGGAATCCAAAACTGTAATGTGGCCTATTATCACAGACATGACAACTGGAGAGGCAGTTCCGGCACCCGAGGTTGATATGGAATCATCAAACTTTAATGGTAACTTTTGGTCCAACTGGAATAGGTTGAGCAAAGGAAGAGGTTTTGTTTTAACTATTGCTGAAAAGGATgttcctttatttttgaaacagTTGAAAGTGAtggaattttcaaaaaacgAATTACCATTCCAAATAGTATCCACGGGAAATGAACTATCAGCAGAGTCTATTGCTAAAATTTCTGAGACCGCTAAAGAAACGGAACAAAGGGTCTACTTAGTAGACTGCTCGACAGTGCTTGACACTAATTTTGCTAATACatacatttctttttttcagaataAATGGGTCGCCACTTTGTTCAAcacatttgaagaatacaTTTTGTTGGATGCAGACGTAGTACCGTTTGTAGGGTCTGATTACTTTTTCGACTCTCCTTCTTACAGGGAGAGCGGGATACTTTTGTTCAAGGATAGGGTTATGGAAAACGAGCAAACTTTCCAATACTGCATCGAAATGTTAAATGAAGTGGAACCCTCTGCACAAGAACGCAGATTTATTGGAAGTAGGTTAGTTTTTGATTCGTCATTACCGTTTTCTTCCGAAACCTCAGAAGAAGCATCTGTGTattacaattttttcaaaaaattacgACTCCATCATGTTGATAGTGGTTTGGTTGTAGTCAATAAACTTGAGAAATTAAATGGATTGTTGATGTCTTTTATGTTAAATTTGGATGGAAAATTGCAGAGGTGTGTGTATGGTGACAAGGAAATATTCTGGTTGGGGCAATTATATGCTGGCCAGGATTATTCTATCAATCCCGTTGATGGCAGTATTATTGGACCTGTTAATGAAGAGCCTGAAAATGATGACGGACATAAAAGCGGGATGTACTACATTTGTTCTACGCAGATTGCACACAGTGACTCCAAAAATCGATTACTATGGGTAAACGGTGGACTGAAGACTTGTAAAATTTCGAACAGTGCTGAAGATGACTTTGGAAGAGAGCCAGAGTATTTTAAGAGTAGATATGGGGacatttcaaaattaaaaaggATATATGATGCTTCGTTGAACGTAGAGGGACTAATCGTTCCTGACGTTTCTGTTCATCCATGGATGCAAATCAAGGAATGTTCTAATTATATGTATTGTGCATATGCTACGGGTGACGGACACACAAACTCTGAACTTGACGAAGGTCGTCTAATCACGTTTACTGAAAAGGAATTACGATATATCAATGATATTTCTCGAACCTGGAATGCtaattgagaaaaaaaaaagtgaaaaggAAATGAGAGTATTAATATTTATTAAGTATGGAGCATATATAATCCGAAAAATGATTATAGATTAATTTAGAATATGATTTGGGAATAAATTAACAATTAGTTTAAAGCAGAAGGCAGCCGGATGAGGAACAAGAACTGTTGAATAGTATTAGGtaattttgaatgttttCTAACGGAACGCTATTCACTGATTATACGCTTTGTTCGTTTGGATTATGAGATGTTTTGGACCGCCTCATTGATGGGATACACTTCTTTATACCATCAATCACAGAAggccaaatttttttgatgtagGTTAGGTAGAAGCCCACAAACATGGCGGCAATGTTAAAGCAAACGAAAACCCATTCAAAACCAAAATTTCTCCATCTGTGATGATAACtcatattttcttgagCAAGGAAGTCATCCCCAACAGTGTACATGCAGTAGGCGCAGACGGTGTATGTGTTATTGATGTGCAGTTTCCCAccaaattcatcaataaaggGTTTCATAAACTGACCGCAGGTTTGACCCATTACAGGTTGGCTTGGTACCATTTCACTTGTCGAGCAGTTTACTTCTCTGTCATGGAGAAGTAAGCTTACGAAAGTTTCAATGAAATACGTGTATGGTGAAACCCTGTACATGAATGTCCAAAATCTTGGGAATAACGAGTATGGTTGCATAACGCCACAGAATGAAGCTGTGAAACTATAGAGGAAGGCAACAAAGACAGCGGCAGTTTGTAAATCGGGGGCAGAATATAGAAGCCACAACCCAAATGACAAATAATAcatggaaaataaaatataattcaAGTAAAAGACACCAGCTACACGGGCAGAGGTTTCGAAACCGCAACAGAAGTAGCAACACAGGAAAAATAAGGTAGAACTGGAAATGGCTAATGGTAATTCAACAATAGTTTGAGCAATCAAAAGAACGGTCCAATGATAAGTATTAGATCTCGCTTCCCTGGCGATATATACTTCTTTAGATTGCAAAGCCTTATCTTGAACCTGATTGATCAAAGGGGAGGAAACACAAAGCATCATGAAGCACAAGAAAATAGCATCTTGCAGACCGTTGATATTATGCTTTGTCCtccaaaatgaaaatccAATGAATAGTCCAGCGCCAGCATTCAAAGCATATTTAGCGAAAACATAGGTCATGTCTCTCTTGGTACAAATGTACTGTCTCTTTGTGATTAACTTTATTTGTTCCATATACGAAGGCGGACTCCATACGGACGTAGTGAAATCAACACCAGATTTCCGggcttcttcttctaataAAAGCAAATCATCAGCAACCCGCACTTTTTCTGGAGAGGATTGCCAGAGTTCTGCCCAGTTAATTGAATCAGATTGCTTATGGTAAGATACTGGCTCATCAATTTTGCTTGAGGTTGGCTTCTCTGCATCATCCATTGGAATATTTGTACTTCCGCTACCAACAACGTCAATAACGAAATCAGCCGGATTATCCATTTCTCTGTCAAATGTTAGGCGTCTATCGTGAGCTACAAAATAGTCACAGGCATTAGGTAATGAACCAAAATAGACACACTCACCACCTCTTTTTAGTAAATAGATGTTATCAAAATAGCTGATGACACTTTTGCTAGGCTGATGAATAGTACATAAGATAGCCTGACCTTGCATCGAAAGCTTTTTCAGAAATTGCACGATGGTTAAAGCTGCTTCGGCGTCTAGCCCTGAAGTAGGTTCATCTAGGAATAACAACAGAGAAGGCTTAGTGACCAATTCAACACCAATAgataataattttctttgagtTGGAGATAAATCAGCAACCAGTTTTTCCGAAGGCAATCTTAATAGGTTGCTAACAACTCCTAAATAGTCTCTATCCCCATCACCTCTTAGGACGCAGGAAATTTCCAAAGACTCTCTCACAGTTAAGAGCTCTAAATGAACATCTTGCTGTTGAACGAACCCTATACTTCTTCTGAATGCATCAATATTCGTTAAGGGCTGTCCATCGATTAATAATTCACCGGTAACAACCCCGCTTTCGGTCCTTTGAGACAAGACATTCAACAAAGTTGTCTTACCAGCACCAGATTCACCCATTAGGGCAGTTAATCCGGAACTTATATATCCAGAAGCGTCGttgatcaattttttgtctcCAATGGTAtaattgatatttttccaGGAGATGACGTGCTTTTGCGTTTCCATAGCTACGGATTCCTTAGTATGATTGTTAACAGTTTCATCTGGATGTTTAATATTGTAATCAGTATCGTATTGATGCGAGACTGATGGAACAGAAGAGGATGAAGTGGAAAAATTGGCTATCGGGGTCTTGGGAGTACATACGCCATCGTTGTTGGTAATAGCgcttttattattctttttttggctATTCAGAAAGGGACAGTATCTTTTGAGATAGTTATTCCAGCGCAATAAATTTTCTCTAGTAAACAGAGGCGTGATATATTCCGCTGCTAGTAAAGAGCAAAATAGGAAGAAACACAGAAACCCAATGATAATACCGAAATTTCTCCACACGTGATGGTAAGTGTATTTCAATCCACTTTTTAAATAATCACGGCCTCTGACGTAATCGTTACCTAGGGTAGCGCCTTGCCAGGCACAAGCTTTATGACTGAATGAAATATTGTCATAATATTCACCTCTGGGAATAATACTTTCATGACAGTCTAGTTTCAGGTTAAACAATTCGTTACTCAAAATGGCTTCCATGGCAAACATAGCAGGATTCAAATATGCAATCCATATGAACCATGGATGCATATCTTTCATATAAATAACATAGGACGCGTACATGGCAATGGCTAACAGTAAGATACCGGCCAATAGGTTTGCCATTGATAGAGTTGGAGCGATCAAAGCAGTTAATGCAAATAGTGACACCATGCAAAAATTATAGACGGAAaggaaaagcaaaaagatgaaaaacCTAGCTGCATTGTACTGTAAATGGGCCAAAAAGTAAAGTATGATTGTAAAAATAACCACCAGTATAAATTTAGAGCAGCAAtcgaaaaaatttgttgcTAAAGTTTCCACCCaattataataaaaatggaGCTGGACATGTTTACGAACGACGGGTTGCCTTTGAAAGGAAGCAGGCATGTCGGCGAGAGAAAGAAATGTAAAGAATAggatggaaaagaaagttaaaGATCCTCTAGAAAACGAACCAATTGTTGTCAGGGGAATGTTATAAAAAAGGGACCCAATAACCAAAGACTGCACCACAACAGAAACAAATTGAGAAATCAAGTAGTTTCTGTCACCAATGATTCTTTCGAAAGCTCTTACAGTGCACGTTTTCAGTTGCGTCTTTAGCGGAATACTAAAAATGGGGGAGATATCATCCGGATTAACATCTTTTCTGGTGCATTCTTGCACTGTTTTTGAAGTGATGGCCTTCCAGTGTTTATAGTATGGAGACTGAATCCATAATGTATGCAAATCTGTttcattattgatgtttaaagcttgattttcttcagaaacAACAGATGGAGTGTCAAGACCAACAATGGAATTAGACGTTTCCTTGAACTTAAAATTTAAGATTGATGTTAAATATTCAATAATACAATCGTTagggtttttttttatctgtAAGGTGTCATGAAAATGGGTTAAACACTCCTCCATGGTTCCGTAAAACACCTGGAAGGAATCACCTAACATAAGAATCTTGTCAAACTTGCTGACAATTTTGTCGCTTGCTTGAGAAATTTTAACAAAATTCACCGATCTTGTAGCTTTTGCCATCTTTTGGGTAATGGAAAGAAATTCTAGGGCGGTGGCAGAGTCCAAACCCTTCGTCGAGTTGTCCCATAAGTAAACAGACCCATTGGCAATAAACGTTTCTATAATGGAGATACGTTTCCTTTCACCTCCAGAAACACCACGAACGTAGTCATTACCCACATACGTCTTCTTTACGTGCGACAGTCCGAACTCTTTTAATAACTCGTCTCTCATTTCAATACGCTCTTGCTTGGGAATGTGAAACTTACAACTCAACGCAAAATCAATGGTTTGCTCCACCGTCAGATACGGGAAGTGAATATCTTGTTCGTTATTATAAATGATCTGATGGGGGCATTTGGAAGCAAACTGTTTGTACTCATTGTCTTTGAATCTAATAGACCCTTCAGGCGAGTATTTCAGATGCTTGTGACCATGGAATAGACCTTTGAAGAGCGCTGATGTTGGGTTTCCCAGTACTAAGACGACTTCACCTTCATTAGCACGAAAAGTGATATCACTAATTTCTAAATGGCCTACGTTTTTGAATTCCGATGCGGACTCTTCATCGTTCTGAACAGCACCGAGGGATTCTTCCAATTGAACGGTAGCCCCATCAAAGGTGACTGAAGCGTCAGGAATTGGattaaaatatttggaaAGAGACATCCGCGAGGCGTTGCTTCTCTAATTTTACTCTATCGTGTTTAGTtgtgaatttttttgctaCAGTATGCAAGTTCTTTTTACCAACCCGTTTACGAACTAATGAGAAAAGGGTTTAAGTGTGTGATAATACTATTAATAGCTAAAAGAGCAGAGAGCTTTACGATGTTGTATGTTGTTTTATATAGGTGAGAGCAGGATCTGCGGAAAATACTTCGTACCGTAGTATCCATTTTGCCTATGGAGGAAAGCTTGTTTCCAAACCAGGAGATCCGCAGACAGGAAAAGTTCGAGGCCAAACAAAAACCGCAGCACAATGGAGTAAAAGTCGAAGGCACGGGCCCCAAACGATAGAGTGGAAGTTGTAGGAAACAAAAGTGGCCGTCTATGTGGCGCTTCTCTGCGGTGAATTCTGTGCGAAGTGCCTAAACGAAAACGGACGGAGAAGGCTGCGGGGGGATATCCCTTGCATAAAGGATGCCCGGCACTGTCCTAGACGGTGCCTTCCCTTAGAGACTAGGAGAGACTTGAGTAGGAGAAACTGAGCAGGAAAATTCGAGAGATAAAGTACATGTGCCTAGGTAAGCTGTACTTCGAACAGCTAATATTAGTAAGATGCATAAAGGGGCGTCAAAGTGGAAATATAACGACAGGAGAATCTCGGTGTGTAAGTTGGAATGTGTATTGCACCACTTCCATGATTGGGCTTTTTTCCTGGCGCAAAATGttgctttttcaacatttttcttatacGCAGAGAGAGAATCGTCAGATAGGTGGTAAAACTTGGAGCCTAATTAGCTCATTATTTCATTTGAACGAGACATTGGCTTCTGCCCTACATCACCCATACGAGACATTGGCCTTATACGAGGCGTACTTCGCCTTGcgggaaaaaaaatttcttttgtaagCGAGGTTACTCAGAAACTGTGACTGAAGGCAGAGGTTGGAAACGTGTGTAGACTCCAAATGGAACGATAGGAACGTGTACCCTACCGCTTCTGCACACGTTTCTTAGATATGCGTGCCTTAAGGCGACCCATTGTTCCTGTTTACCATGATTTCTGTaggcttttttttagaagGCCCTAGAATGGATTGCAGATTTCCGTCTGAGAAGGCAGTATACGTACatatgaatatatatatacatatattcTTTGGTGGAGAGTATAAGCGTTTCGTCTCCTCTTCCTTTCTCTACTGCAGATTTTCTTGCTGgttgtttgattttttctttttagtgTTCCCCAGATCCAATTGTTCAACCGCCCACACACAACAATGTCTTTCACTAAAATCGCTGCCTTATTAGCTGTTGCCGCTGCCTCCACTCAATTGGTTTCTGCTGAAGTTGGACAATATGAAATCGTCGAATTTGACGCTATTTTGGCTGATGTCAAGGCCAATTTGGAACAATATATGTCCTTGGCAATGAATAATCCAGACTTTACCCTACCATCTGGTGTTTTGGATGTTTACCAACATATGACCACTGCTACTGATGATTCCTACACCAGTTATTTCACCGAAATGGACTTTGCTCAAATCACCACTGCCATGGTTCAAGTGCCTTGGTACTCTTCTAGACTGGAACCTGAAATCATCGCTGCTTTACAAAGCGCGGGTATCAGTATTACCTCCTTAGGTCAAACCGTTTCCGAATCTGGTTCCGAATCTGCCACTGCTTCCTCAGACGcttcttctgcttctgAATCCTCTTCAgctgcttcttcttctgcttctgAATCCTCTTCAGCTGCCTCCTCTTCTGCTTCTGAATCCTCTTCAGCTGCTTCTTCCTCTGCTTCAgaatcttcttctgctgcCTCCTCTTCTGCTTCTGAAGCTGCTAAGTCTTCTAGCTCTGCCAAGTCTTCTGGCTCTTCTGCTGCTTCATCTGCTGCTTCATCTGCTTCTTCCAAGGCCTCTTCTGCAGCTTCCTCTTCTGCAAAGGCCTCCTCTTCTGCAGAAAAATCTACTAATAGCTCCTCCTCTGCTACCTCCAAGAACGCTGGTGCAGCTATGGACATGGGCTTCTTCTCCGCTGGTGTTGGTGCCGCTATTGCCGGTGCCGCTGCTATGCTCTTATGATTGTCACTtattaatgataaattATAAAATGTTAtatgtaaaaaaacaaatatacactttttgaatattaGTATCCTATTTTAATATACTGTCTCCTAGATAATACAAACTTAATTTGCTTTCTCTTCacacttttttctttactctTGTAATGTACACTTGGCTGtacattaaaaaaaggaatgtTCGAGCAAGAGCATGAAATCCACAGACGGCTGTGCCATGTAGCAGCCGtcgagaaaaaaaagatatagAAAAGGGAAGAGAAATATCATTGTTATTACATCCACTGGATGAAGTAATACTACGAGCTTTATACAGGTAATATTAAAGTTCCTTAATAGAATGGGTGAAGCACTACGTAGATCAACCAGGATTGCAATATCCAAAAGAATGttggaagaggaagagtCCAAACTGGCCCCTATTTCGACACCGGAAGTGCCtaagaagaaaatcaagACGGGTCCTAAACATAACGCTAATCAAGCAGTAGTTCAAGAGGCAAATAGGTCATCTGATGTTAACGAATTAGAGATAGGCGATCCTATTCCTGATTTGAGTCTTTTaaatgaagataatgaCTCTATCTCCTTGAAGAAAATCACCGAAAATAACAGAGTTGTGGTGTTTTTTGTGTATCCCAGGGCAAGCACGCCTGGTTGTACTAGACAGGCCTGTGGATTTCGTGACAATTACCAGGAACTCAAGAAATATGCTGCTGTCTTTGGACTGAGTGCAGATTCTGTGACATCCCAGAAAAAGTTTCAGAGTAAACAAAATTTGCCATATCATTTACTAAGCGATCCAAAGAGAGAGTTTATTGGGTTGCTAGGAGCCAAAAAAACGCCACTTTCTGGTTCTATTAGATCgcatttcatttttgttgatgGGAAgttaaaattcaaaagagtTAAGATATCACCAGAAGTTAGTGTAAATGACGCCAAAAAGGAGGTTTTAGAAGTCGCTGAAAAGtttaaagaagaatgaaGTTTAATAACCCCCTTTTTGTTTCTCTAGAGGAGTACTTATCGGTAAAATATTCCAAACCCTTCCCTTTATATATGTAGATAAACGAAGATATTCTAACTCTCTCACACTTATAAAATATCGAGCCTGCAGAAGGtcataaatatttatatacaaatGGGAAAGTACTTAACGATCCGACTTGatcaatatcaaatatCGTGGCCTGGTTTACATTGAGAACGGGCACTATTTCTTTGGACGAAATGTTGCTTAGGCAAATTTTGAAGTGAGACATTGCTCGAGAATTTGTTACGTAGACTAAGTCAGCATCGCCAATGATCATTAAGCAATTGGTCGTCTCAGATGTGATCCTGCAATTATGAgtcctttcaaaattagATACACACTCTTGGGAAAACTCAAC from the Saccharomyces cerevisiae S288C chromosome IX, complete sequence genome contains:
- the MNT3 gene encoding alpha-1,3-mannosyltransferase MNT3 (Alpha-1,3-mannosyltransferase; adds the fourth and fifth alpha-1,3-linked mannose residues to O-linked glycans during protein O-glycosylation), with the protein product MLKSLKSRRLILKRLVTLLLSLFFSYLIFSASRNVTSSNKLNNHASERTAVESSAFNWIEKRQHQVRSENLMNRLSAYFLPFLSRSSHKERVLLRQLGNNEIAKSDKCRYIFEVLYKIDPDWDNAQTAKFYNVDGVDNTLASLLGERLRSYDYCFLSGQLDPTAIFANSTVNPHDLQNRMFPFLKKINEESKTVMWPIITDMTTGEAVPAPEVDMESSNFNGNFWSNWNRLSKGRGFVLTIAEKDVPLFLKQLKVMEFSKNELPFQIVSTGNELSAESIAKISETAKETEQRVYLVDCSTVLDTNFANTYISFFQNKWVATLFNTFEEYILLDADVVPFVGSDYFFDSPSYRESGILLFKDRVMENEQTFQYCIEMLNEVEPSAQERRFIGSRLVFDSSLPFSSETSEEASVYYNFFKKLRLHHVDSGLVVVNKLEKLNGLLMSFMLNLDGKLQRCVYGDKEIFWLGQLYAGQDYSINPVDGSIIGPVNEEPENDDGHKSGMYYICSTQIAHSDSKNRLLWVNGGLKTCKISNSAEDDFGREPEYFKSRYGDISKLKRIYDASLNVEGLIVPDVSVHPWMQIKECSNYMYCAYATGDGHTNSELDEGRLITFTEKELRYINDISRTWNAN
- a CDS encoding uncharacterized protein (hypothetical protein; conserved across S. cerevisiae strains), giving the protein MCLGKLYFEQLILVRCIKGRQSGNITTGESRCVSWNVYCTTSMIGLFSWRKMLLFQHFSYTQRENRQIGGKTWSLISSLFHLNETLASALHHPYETLALYEAYFALREKKFLL
- the PDR11 gene encoding ATP-binding cassette multidrug transporter PDR11 (ATP-binding cassette (ABC) transporter; multidrug transporter involved in multiple drug resistance; mediates sterol uptake when sterol biosynthesis is compromised; regulated by Pdr1p; required for anaerobic growth; PDR11 has a paralog, AUS1, that arose from the whole genome duplication); its protein translation is MSLSKYFNPIPDASVTFDGATVQLEESLGAVQNDEESASEFKNVGHLEISDITFRANEGEVVLVLGNPTSALFKGLFHGHKHLKYSPEGSIRFKDNEYKQFASKCPHQIIYNNEQDIHFPYLTVEQTIDFALSCKFHIPKQERIEMRDELLKEFGLSHVKKTYVGNDYVRGVSGGERKRISIIETFIANGSVYLWDNSTKGLDSATALEFLSITQKMAKATRSVNFVKISQASDKIVSKFDKILMLGDSFQVFYGTMEECLTHFHDTLQIKKNPNDCIIEYLTSILNFKFKETSNSIVGLDTPSVVSEENQALNINNETDLHTLWIQSPYYKHWKAITSKTVQECTRKDVNPDDISPIFSIPLKTQLKTCTVRAFERIIGDRNYLISQFVSVVVQSLVIGSLFYNIPLTTIGSFSRGSLTFFSILFFTFLSLADMPASFQRQPVVRKHVQLHFYYNWVETLATNFFDCCSKFILVVIFTIILYFLAHLQYNAARFFIFLLFLSVYNFCMVSLFALTALIAPTLSMANLLAGILLLAIAMYASYVIYMKDMHPWFIWIAYLNPAMFAMEAILSNELFNLKLDCHESIIPRGEYYDNISFSHKACAWQGATLGNDYVRGRDYLKSGLKYTYHHVWRNFGIIIGFLCFFLFCSLLAAEYITPLFTRENLLRWNNYLKRYCPFLNSQKKNNKSAITNNDGVCTPKTPIANFSTSSSSVPSVSHQYDTDYNIKHPDETVNNHTKESVAMETQKHVISWKNINYTIGDKKLINDASGYISSGLTALMGESGAGKTTLLNVLSQRTESGVVTGELLIDGQPLTNIDAFRRSIGFVQQQDVHLELLTVRESLEISCVLRGDGDRDYLGVVSNLLRLPSEKLVADLSPTQRKLLSIGVELVTKPSLLLFLDEPTSGLDAEAALTIVQFLKKLSMQGQAILCTIHQPSKSVISYFDNIYLLKRGGECVYFGSLPNACDYFVAHDRRLTFDREMDNPADFVIDVVGSGSTNIPMDDAEKPTSSKIDEPVSYHKQSDSINWAELWQSSPEKVRVADDLLLLEEEARKSGVDFTTSVWSPPSYMEQIKLITKRQYICTKRDMTYVFAKYALNAGAGLFIGFSFWRTKHNINGLQDAIFLCFMMLCVSSPLINQVQDKALQSKEVYIAREARSNTYHWTVLLIAQTIVELPLAISSSTLFFLCCYFCCGFETSARVAGVFYLNYILFSMYYLSFGLWLLYSAPDLQTAAVFVAFLYSFTASFCGVMQPYSLFPRFWTFMYRVSPYTYFIETFVSLLLHDREVNCSTSEMVPSQPVMGQTCGQFMKPFIDEFGGKLHINNTYTVCAYCMYTVGDDFLAQENMSYHHRWRNFGFEWVFVCFNIAAMFVGFYLTYIKKIWPSVIDGIKKCIPSMRRSKTSHNPNEQSV
- the TIR3 gene encoding Tir3p (Cell wall mannoprotein; member of Srp1p/Tip1p family of serine-alanine-rich proteins; expressed under anaerobic conditions and required for anaerobic growth; TIR3 has a paralog, TIR2, that arose from the whole genome duplication), whose product is MSFTKIAALLAVAAASTQLVSAEVGQYEIVEFDAILADVKANLEQYMSLAMNNPDFTLPSGVLDVYQHMTTATDDSYTSYFTEMDFAQITTAMVQVPWYSSRLEPEIIAALQSAGISITSLGQTVSESGSESATASSDASSASESSSAASSSASESSSAASSSASESSSAASSSASESSSAASSSASEAAKSSSSAKSSGSSAASSAASSASSKASSAASSSAKASSSAEKSTNSSSSATSKNAGAAMDMGFFSAGVGAAIAGAAAMLL
- the DOT5 gene encoding thioredoxin peroxidase DOT5 (Nuclear thiol peroxidase; functions as an alkyl-hydroperoxide reductase during post-diauxic growth), whose amino-acid sequence is MGEALRRSTRIAISKRMLEEEESKLAPISTPEVPKKKIKTGPKHNANQAVVQEANRSSDVNELEIGDPIPDLSLLNEDNDSISLKKITENNRVVVFFVYPRASTPGCTRQACGFRDNYQELKKYAAVFGLSADSVTSQKKFQSKQNLPYHLLSDPKREFIGLLGAKKTPLSGSIRSHFIFVDGKLKFKRVKISPEVSVNDAKKEVLEVAEKFKEE